The Nitrospinaceae bacterium genome has a segment encoding these proteins:
- a CDS encoding NUDIX domain-containing protein: MIEHPPSHPAHPHLGGNIHFCVSCGSNLDYRIWSKGDGTMQLCCSSSKCNHVHFLDPKVAAGVIPTIDGKAIILQRAYNPGKGLWTFPGGFVNRGEIVSEAAIREAKEEAGVDVRAGKLLGVYSFQDNPTILIVYTGEVIGGVPRALDESTDIHFVGPDEILFEELAFDTTRAAFRDWQAWISSGQSL; encoded by the coding sequence ATGATCGAGCATCCCCCTTCTCATCCAGCGCATCCACACCTTGGCGGAAACATTCATTTTTGTGTCTCCTGCGGCTCAAACCTTGATTACCGTATCTGGAGCAAAGGCGATGGCACTATGCAGCTTTGCTGCTCAAGTTCTAAGTGCAACCACGTTCATTTCCTTGATCCCAAAGTGGCGGCCGGCGTAATACCAACAATCGACGGAAAAGCCATTATCCTTCAAAGAGCTTACAACCCCGGTAAGGGACTCTGGACTTTTCCCGGTGGCTTTGTAAACCGCGGTGAAATAGTCAGCGAAGCTGCTATCCGCGAGGCGAAAGAAGAGGCGGGAGTAGACGTAAGAGCGGGGAAACTGTTGGGCGTCTACTCTTTTCAGGACAACCCGACAATTCTTATCGTTTATACAGGGGAAGTAATCGGCGGAGTACCCCGCGCACTCGATGAAAGCACGGACATCCATTTTGTAGGTCCCGATGAAATCCTTTTTGAGGAACTCGCCTTCGACACCACACGTGCTGCGTTTCGAGATTGGCAAGCCTGGATAAGTTCTGGCCAGAGCCTTTAA
- a CDS encoding fructose-bisphosphate aldolase class I, translating to MCANEIETNAKKMVAAGKGILAADESDGTIKKRFDLINVPSTEENRRSYREMLFTAKNIEEHISGVILFDETIRQKTKDGIPFAELLTSLGIVPGIKVDKGAKPLAGAPGETVTEGLDGLRDRLAEYYELGARFTKWRSVINIGNGLPTKYAIDTNAHALARFAALSQEANLVPIVEPEVLMDGDHTIERCYEASEATFKRVFEELNDQRVSLEGMVLKPNMILSGNNCPTQAGIQEVAEQTVRCLKACVPETVPGMAFLSGGQSDEVATAHLNAMNAIGPHPWELSFSYGRALQAPALKAWGGDPANMPLAQKVLFHRAKCNGAARSGSYTAEMEKEVAVA from the coding sequence ATGTGCGCTAATGAGATCGAAACCAACGCAAAGAAGATGGTGGCTGCAGGCAAGGGAATTCTCGCCGCCGACGAAAGCGATGGCACCATCAAAAAGCGATTCGATTTGATCAACGTTCCTTCTACCGAAGAAAACCGGCGCTCATACAGGGAGATGCTTTTCACTGCCAAAAACATTGAAGAGCATATCAGCGGCGTCATACTTTTCGATGAAACTATTCGTCAAAAAACAAAGGACGGAATACCGTTCGCGGAACTTCTTACCAGCCTTGGCATCGTTCCGGGCATCAAGGTTGACAAAGGCGCAAAACCCCTCGCAGGCGCACCAGGAGAAACGGTTACCGAGGGTCTCGATGGTCTTCGTGATCGCCTCGCCGAATATTATGAACTGGGTGCTCGCTTCACCAAATGGCGCTCGGTCATCAATATCGGTAACGGCCTTCCTACAAAGTACGCCATCGACACCAACGCCCACGCATTGGCACGTTTCGCAGCCCTCTCGCAGGAAGCGAACCTGGTTCCCATCGTCGAGCCTGAGGTGCTTATGGACGGCGACCATACGATTGAGCGTTGCTACGAAGCGTCGGAGGCTACCTTCAAACGTGTTTTCGAGGAACTGAATGATCAGCGCGTCTCGCTCGAAGGAATGGTTCTTAAACCGAACATGATTCTTTCTGGGAATAATTGCCCGACACAGGCAGGAATTCAGGAAGTTGCCGAGCAAACTGTTCGCTGCCTGAAGGCTTGCGTACCAGAAACCGTTCCGGGGATGGCCTTCCTCTCAGGTGGACAGTCCGATGAGGTCGCCACTGCCCACCTCAACGCCATGAATGCAATTGGCCCCCATCCGTGGGAGCTGAGCTTCTCTTACGGTCGAGCACTTCAAGCACCAGCCCTCAAAGCCTGGGGCGGCGACCCGGCTAATATGCCTCTTGCCCAGAAGGTTTTATTCCATCGCGCAAAATGCAATGGCGCTGCCCGCTCCGGCTCCTACACAGCAGAAATGGAAAAAGAGGTCGCTGTCGCTTAA
- a CDS encoding MBL fold metallo-hydrolase, protein MIIERIPVGSFQMNSYIVGCEKTGEGIYIDPGAEVDRVIAFAKEKNLRLSRLIGTHAHIDHAEGVAEAKQKLDIPFLLHEAELFNLQSMPDVAKGYGFPVPDVPDIDDFLIPGEFLEVGDISFEIRLTDGHAPGNISLYWPGTGEGGHVIVGDSLFAGSIGRTDLYMGSVKTLLSAIHTQLLTLPPDTVVYPGHGPETTIGHEKATNPFCQPGAESNLQ, encoded by the coding sequence GTGATCATAGAACGCATCCCCGTCGGCTCATTTCAAATGAACAGCTATATTGTGGGCTGCGAAAAAACGGGCGAGGGGATCTATATTGATCCCGGAGCAGAGGTTGACCGCGTCATCGCCTTCGCGAAAGAGAAAAACCTTCGGCTTTCTAGACTAATCGGCACGCATGCGCATATTGATCACGCCGAAGGCGTTGCTGAGGCTAAGCAAAAACTAGACATCCCCTTCCTTCTCCATGAAGCCGAATTATTTAATCTCCAGAGCATGCCGGACGTCGCAAAAGGGTACGGGTTTCCAGTCCCCGACGTGCCTGACATCGATGACTTTCTCATTCCCGGCGAATTCTTGGAGGTCGGGGATATTAGTTTTGAAATAAGACTTACTGATGGCCACGCCCCCGGCAACATTTCCCTTTACTGGCCCGGGACCGGAGAGGGAGGACATGTAATTGTTGGAGACTCCTTGTTCGCCGGCTCTATCGGTCGTACCGATCTTTATATGGGAAGCGTTAAAACACTACTCAGCGCCATCCATACCCAACTTTTGACACTTCCACCCGACACAGTCGTTTATCCGGGCCACGGCCCCGAAACGACTATAGGACACGAGAAAGCGACTAATCCTTTTTGCCAGCCCGGCGCCGAAAGTAATCTCCAATGA
- a CDS encoding rod shape-determining protein, with translation MLSFNNFRSFFGAKIAMDLGTANTLIYTKDNGIVLDEPSVVALNTRNGGAVLAVGKRAKEMYGRTPESIQTIRPMKDGVIADFDVTKTMIRHFISSVVPKKRISRPTMMVCVPSGITSVEMKAVIDSSIQCGAGKVHLIEEPMAAAIGSKLPIQEISGSMIIDIGGGTTEVAMISQFTIAYSESLRVAGDEMDNCIQRYIRRQHGISIGSFEAERIKIEIGSASPLSEPIEGEVTGIDASTGMPRTIQLTDAMIREALNNPVKAIVESIRNALYKSSPELASDIRRRGIVLAGGGSLLKGLGARLHAETDLPIFRAKDPLTAIVRGTGYVLDNLADLKKVCLN, from the coding sequence ATGCTTTCGTTTAATAATTTCAGATCATTCTTCGGTGCAAAAATCGCTATGGATCTCGGAACAGCAAATACACTAATTTACACCAAGGACAACGGAATCGTTCTAGACGAACCCTCTGTTGTTGCTCTCAACACACGAAACGGTGGAGCCGTCCTTGCCGTAGGAAAACGAGCAAAAGAAATGTACGGGAGAACCCCCGAGAGCATACAGACCATACGCCCCATGAAAGATGGGGTTATCGCTGATTTCGACGTTACAAAAACTATGATTCGCCACTTCATCTCTTCGGTCGTACCTAAAAAACGTATCAGCCGCCCCACCATGATGGTCTGTGTCCCTTCTGGAATTACAAGCGTTGAAATGAAAGCCGTTATTGACTCTTCAATTCAATGTGGCGCAGGAAAGGTACATCTGATCGAAGAACCAATGGCTGCGGCAATCGGAAGCAAATTACCAATACAGGAAATTTCAGGGTCAATGATTATTGACATCGGTGGCGGAACCACCGAGGTCGCGATGATATCCCAGTTCACCATCGCATACTCAGAGTCTCTCCGCGTTGCCGGAGATGAGATGGACAATTGCATTCAGCGCTACATCCGCCGCCAACACGGTATTTCAATAGGCTCATTCGAGGCCGAACGCATCAAGATAGAAATCGGTTCAGCTTCCCCCCTTTCAGAGCCAATTGAAGGCGAAGTCACGGGCATTGACGCATCAACTGGAATGCCCAGAACAATTCAACTAACAGATGCCATGATCCGAGAGGCACTGAATAACCCTGTCAAGGCTATCGTTGAGTCGATTCGAAACGCACTTTACAAATCGAGCCCAGAGCTCGCTTCTGACATCCGTCGCAGGGGCATTGTTCTGGCCGGAGGTGGCTCGCTCCTCAAAGGCCTTGGTGCTCGATTACACGCTGAAACGGATTTACCTATTTTTAGGGCCAAAGACCCACTAACCGCCATAGTTCGCGGAACGGGTTATGTACTAGATAATCTGGCGGACCTCAAAAAGGTCTGCCTGAATTAA
- a CDS encoding GAF domain-containing protein → MTNLERDLFSLVTLVSNVMEAYSACLFLENKRRKTFQLTAVHSLSPHIISNASIKTGQGFMGWVLENNAPLSIDQFNKDTVVLGYYSRDEDIKSFMAAPLPTTMTKGALAVDGKKQWSFNSKSQKILAGFAQQFAYLVDGALNAAQVERQSINIGSFGSYLSSLKSCDSEDQLLNAICLVPRELVPFTACFLVLKDEEAGVSRLVRTSGFGELFMDDVFINDRSSVAGYVIGKEESLRLPDIKRRPLFHEGEPDFGARSVAAVPLKIDGKTVGVLGFTNHQRNQFDTFTLKRAEVIATPVADALSRLRYEIKWQQRAEFDTLTSGRNITYIRSRLDKILQEANRKGRQVALLEIRLDDVHTIQNEFGVPGNEKLTRHLFELLEPFSRDGDILVRHEGANFFLLLQGTSTEHAEAVANHIILTINENPLEIKNSEISLTACVGAACFPEDARDSDGLFMASSRALQSAQSLGINQVCLKGGVSNNAFV, encoded by the coding sequence ATGACAAATCTTGAAAGGGATCTTTTTTCCCTGGTAACTCTGGTTAGCAACGTCATGGAAGCCTATTCGGCCTGCCTGTTTCTCGAAAACAAGCGCCGAAAAACATTCCAGCTAACCGCCGTCCACAGCCTAAGCCCCCACATTATTTCAAATGCATCCATAAAAACCGGACAAGGCTTCATGGGTTGGGTGCTAGAAAACAACGCCCCTCTTAGCATCGATCAATTTAACAAAGATACAGTCGTCCTCGGCTACTACAGTCGTGATGAAGACATCAAATCCTTCATGGCGGCACCGCTCCCTACCACAATGACAAAAGGAGCACTGGCCGTTGACGGAAAAAAACAATGGTCATTCAACAGCAAATCTCAAAAAATTCTAGCAGGGTTCGCCCAGCAATTCGCATACTTGGTGGACGGCGCTCTCAATGCAGCACAAGTTGAGCGCCAGAGCATCAACATCGGCTCGTTCGGCAGCTACCTCTCTTCGCTGAAATCCTGCGATAGCGAAGATCAATTGCTGAACGCCATTTGCCTAGTACCTCGCGAATTGGTCCCCTTTACCGCCTGCTTCCTCGTTTTAAAAGATGAGGAAGCAGGCGTTTCGCGTCTTGTTCGAACCTCTGGGTTCGGTGAACTCTTTATGGATGATGTTTTTATCAATGATCGTTCGAGCGTAGCAGGCTATGTAATTGGAAAAGAAGAATCCCTCCGCCTCCCCGATATTAAAAGACGCCCTCTTTTTCATGAAGGCGAGCCAGATTTTGGAGCTCGGTCAGTAGCCGCAGTTCCTTTAAAGATAGACGGTAAGACAGTAGGCGTACTAGGATTCACAAACCATCAACGAAATCAGTTCGATACTTTTACCTTGAAGCGCGCCGAAGTTATTGCGACCCCGGTGGCCGATGCATTATCTCGACTGCGCTATGAAATTAAATGGCAACAACGAGCAGAGTTCGACACCCTCACCAGCGGACGAAATATTACCTACATTCGCTCCCGTCTTGATAAAATACTCCAAGAAGCCAACCGAAAGGGAAGGCAAGTCGCGCTACTAGAAATCAGGCTCGACGACGTACATACCATTCAAAATGAATTCGGCGTCCCGGGAAATGAAAAGTTAACTAGACATTTATTCGAACTCCTTGAACCCTTCTCACGAGACGGCGACATACTTGTTCGTCATGAAGGCGCTAATTTCTTCCTTCTTCTTCAAGGGACATCGACAGAACATGCCGAAGCTGTGGCCAATCATATCATCCTAACAATTAACGAAAATCCTTTGGAAATCAAAAATAGTGAAATTTCTCTTACCGCATGTGTCGGGGCAGCTTGTTTCCCGGAAGACGCGCGGGATTCGGACGGCCTATTTATGGCCTCCTCCAGGGCACTGCAATCTGCGCAGTCCCTGGGCATTAACCAGGTATGCCTGAAGGGGGGAGTTTCGAACAATGCTTTCGTTTAA
- a CDS encoding OmpA family protein, translated as MNKVFTNLPIIIATVASVLFLNGCVGIDEFEAKVSEAAGLRKEIESARSRITSLRRTIDDLEKKNTDRRLEGEELTQSLSMARRYGQQLETKLADLRARVSSQDLENKISEKNSSMLKSSVEEAEKNFRALEEANVSLKKKIDRFEDKLRLQEQVKRDLTAQLSPEIKSGSITISRSNDRVVIGLESSTLFSSGRAAIRRIGKKHLRKISRILLRYTNREIQVQGHTDNDPISERLIERWESNWELSTARATRVLRFLVEIGNIDPKTISAAGLGEFRPIADNSTKAGKKQNRRIDIVLYPPAS; from the coding sequence ATGAACAAAGTTTTTACCAACCTACCAATAATTATTGCCACAGTGGCAAGTGTCCTTTTTCTTAACGGATGTGTCGGAATAGATGAGTTCGAAGCGAAAGTCTCCGAGGCGGCTGGACTTAGAAAGGAAATTGAAAGCGCCCGCTCCCGCATCACTTCTCTCCGAAGAACTATTGACGATCTTGAGAAAAAAAATACAGATCGACGTCTTGAGGGCGAGGAGCTGACCCAATCTCTCAGCATGGCCCGCCGCTATGGGCAACAGCTTGAAACAAAATTGGCTGATCTGCGCGCACGTGTCTCTTCTCAGGATCTTGAAAATAAAATTTCCGAGAAAAATTCTTCCATGCTTAAATCTTCCGTCGAGGAAGCCGAAAAGAATTTTCGCGCACTTGAGGAAGCTAACGTATCGCTTAAGAAAAAAATTGACCGCTTCGAAGACAAATTACGTCTTCAAGAACAAGTCAAAAGAGACCTAACCGCTCAACTTTCGCCTGAAATTAAATCTGGCTCCATTACAATTAGTCGCAGCAACGATCGGGTCGTCATCGGCCTCGAAAGCTCAACGCTCTTTTCTTCAGGTAGGGCTGCGATTCGGCGGATCGGAAAAAAACATTTAAGAAAAATTTCCCGAATACTACTTCGCTACACGAATCGAGAAATTCAAGTCCAGGGCCACACCGACAACGACCCTATTAGCGAAAGGCTGATTGAAAGATGGGAGTCCAATTGGGAATTGTCTACAGCCCGCGCAACTCGGGTCCTCCGATTTTTGGTTGAGATCGGAAATATTGACCCTAAAACAATATCGGCTGCCGGCCTCGGCGAATTCCGCCCCATTGCAGATAACTCGACCAAGGCGGGGAAAAAACAAAACCGCCGTATTGATATTGTTCTTTACCCTCCAGCGTCCTAA
- the fbp gene encoding class 1 fructose-bisphosphatase, protein MALPAPAPTQQKWKKRSLSLKGVNQRTHTYLSREKDEKMNSQAVTAEAEIEKGITLERHVKEEERKFPEARGVFTTLISQISLAAKIINAEVNKAGLVDILGLAGHTNVQGEEVQKLDDYADEVLRRALDHHGSVAALASEEMDDPYIVSGDYLDDGEYVVVYDPLDGSSNIDVNVSIGSIFSILKRKTTGPEAQMSDFLQPGSGQVCAGYIIYGSSTMLVYTTGNGVNGFTLNPSVGEFFLSHPNIQIPSRGKIYSINEGNASKWHDPVKHYINHLKEDDKSTGRPYTARYIGSLVADFHRNLLKGGIFLYPDDKKNPNGKLRLLYECNPMSFIVEQAGGAASNGQHRILDILPDDLHQRVPFFIGSQEDVSDIERFLSGGSA, encoded by the coding sequence ATGGCGCTGCCCGCTCCGGCTCCTACACAGCAGAAATGGAAAAAGAGGTCGCTGTCGCTTAAGGGTGTCAATCAACGTACACACACATACCTCTCCCGGGAGAAGGACGAAAAAATGAATTCACAGGCGGTGACCGCCGAGGCCGAAATCGAAAAAGGCATCACACTAGAGCGCCACGTAAAAGAAGAGGAAAGAAAATTTCCCGAAGCGCGCGGCGTTTTCACTACCCTTATCAGTCAAATTTCTCTTGCCGCCAAAATCATCAATGCTGAAGTCAACAAAGCAGGGCTCGTGGATATTCTGGGCCTCGCAGGCCATACGAATGTTCAAGGAGAGGAAGTCCAAAAACTCGACGATTATGCCGACGAGGTTCTTCGCCGGGCCCTTGACCACCACGGCTCAGTTGCCGCACTCGCAAGCGAGGAGATGGACGATCCCTACATCGTATCTGGTGATTATCTTGATGATGGTGAGTATGTCGTCGTTTACGACCCACTTGATGGCTCTTCCAACATTGACGTGAACGTAAGCATCGGTTCCATTTTCTCAATTCTCAAAAGAAAAACCACGGGCCCCGAGGCGCAGATGTCAGATTTTCTGCAGCCTGGCTCAGGGCAAGTTTGCGCTGGCTATATCATTTACGGTTCATCGACCATGCTCGTATACACAACAGGAAACGGCGTCAATGGATTCACTCTCAATCCATCAGTCGGTGAATTTTTTCTATCCCACCCTAATATCCAGATACCATCGAGAGGGAAGATTTACAGCATCAACGAAGGAAACGCCTCTAAATGGCACGACCCGGTTAAACACTATATCAATCACCTCAAAGAAGACGATAAGTCGACGGGGCGTCCCTACACGGCGAGATATATCGGCTCTCTCGTGGCCGACTTTCACCGCAACCTGCTCAAAGGCGGCATTTTTCTTTATCCCGACGACAAGAAGAATCCAAACGGCAAGCTTCGACTTTTGTATGAATGCAACCCAATGTCTTTCATCGTCGAGCAGGCAGGAGGCGCAGCCAGCAATGGGCAACACCGCATTCTTGACATCCTCCCCGACGACCTCCATCAACGCGTGCCTTTCTTTATCGGCAGCCAGGAAGACGTTTCAGATATAGAGCGATTCCTCTCCGGGGGCTCAGCATGA